The Setaria viridis chromosome 9, Setaria_viridis_v4.0, whole genome shotgun sequence sequence CGCATGCACAACAAGGCAAGCATCAGTTCCATCTCATTTGTGCGCATTTGATAAATGTTGCTTCTTATCTTGCATGTTGCCATTGCTACTGCGTGTGTGGCATATAAACCTTGTATTTAGGAAGGCATATAATTCAAACTTGCACATAGATGGATGCAGGCTATGCCGGGATGATAACACTACAAAAAATATTCTTGGACCTCTACATTGATGAGAAGAATAAGCTCGACTACAACAAAAAGGGCCTAACCAAGCTAGGTTGGCACAACCTCAACAGACGGGCAGAAAATATTCAGAACAAATTTAATGCCTTTAAGAGGTAGTACAAGGATTGGAGAAAATTGAAGGACAAGAGTGGTACCGGGTGGAACAATAGTACCCACACCATCGATTGCGATGATGAATGGTGGGCAGTCCGAATTGAGGTAACTACTTTTTTCTCATAATTACTGCTTCCTATCATTTACCTACTGCTTTGAATGAGGTGACCTCGGATTGCCCTGATGCTTACATATTTCCTATTTCTGACTTATAGGAGAATGAGGCAAACAAACATTTCCGTTATAGTTCTGTAATACTGACTAAATGGACTCTATTCAGCTATGGTGAAAGAAGCTGGGACCATTGAGGAACTATTTAAGGTTCTAAACCTGACCCATCATTTGTGTCTTCTAATTGCTTCTGTTATGGTTTGAACATGGTTGATCTATGTTCTTCATTTTGCAGAATGTCAAGCTCTGAAAAATTTGAGCAACACCAGCACCTCACCAGCAAGGTTGAGCGATGAGTGGTCTACCTGGTGGGATAGGGGTGCAACCATTGGTGTGTTAGCTGCGTATGCATGGTCTACCTCAAGTGAATGTGGAGTGCAAGATGGTCCCTTGCACTTGCAGGAGTTGACTGGCCGTCAATGGGTTGCTATTAACCTTGCTCACAGTAAGAAGTGCTACAAAAATTTCCATCTCCATCCATCTGCATTCCAGTTGTTGCATTCAATCTTAGTGTCCAACCATGGGATAAAATCCACATGATAATGTGATTTAGTTGACGCCTTATGGATATTCCTATGGGCATGTGGCACAAGACAATGCCAGAGACAGATGCTAGATAGATTCCATAGGTCACTAGACACCGTGAGTCGGAAGTTCGGTGAAGTGTTAGATGTCGTAATCTCTTTTGCATGTACTATTATTAGGCAAACGAATCCATTGTTCAGATGTGTGCATCCTAAGCTGCATCAATTCTCACCATATTTTGATGGtgtataggagctatagatggaaCCCACCTTCTGGTGTCAGTCCCTGAGCATGCACATAATGATTTTATCAATAGAAAGGGGTTCACCAGCCAGAATGTCTTGGCCGTTTGTGACATGAGCATGAGATTCACATTTGTCACTACGGGTAAGAAGGGTGTTGTCCATGACATTGCTATTTTGAGCGTGGTTTTAAACCAGGCTGAGCATTTCCCTCACCCACCCCAAGGTGAGCTTATTATGTCTGTAAGGTTTATAGTAACTAACATATGGGGCTGCCATTCTAAATTGCTCTATCTATACCAATGTTGATATGTAGGAAAGTACTATTTGGTGGATTCTGGTTACCCACTGTGTGAGGGTTACATGGCGCCATATCGCAAGGGCAGGTACCATTTATTGGAGTTTAATGCCAAAGGTCCTAAGAATTTGAATGAAATTTTTAACTACCATCATTCGTGCCTTCGGAATATTGTGGAATGGTCTTTTGGAGTGCTAAAGAATAAGTGGCAGATTCTAAGAGGGATACCGTTATATACTATGGAGAAGCAATCAAAGATTATTGTTGCATGCTTTTCGCTACACAATTTTGCATTGGACAACAATGAACCTGGAATGGTTGCTACCAACATATTTGGTCATGGCACCTACCTTATTAGGACTGGTGATGAAAATGACCCTGCATCAGATTGGTTAACCGCAACTGCCAACGACGATATTAGTAAAGTCCGTGAATTAGATTGTGACTAGACTATATGGTTTGCATTGATTAGATTACATTCTTAACTGTATGCCATATAGTAACCAGGTCAGCATATTTTGATTGTATGCCATATAGTAACTAACATATGGGCTTGCCATATCTAAATTATTGTACCTGAATGTTGACCTGTAGGTAAGTACTACTTGTTGGATTGTGGTTACCCAATACGTGAGGGTTATATGGCACCATATCGCAATAGCAGGTATCATTTGAAGGAGTTTGATGTCAAAGGTCCTGAAAGTTTAAATGAAGTTTTTCTTGTCTTCGGAATGTTGTGGAATGCTCTTTTGGGGTGTTGAAGAATAAATGGCAAATTCTATGAGGGATACCGTTGTATACTATGGAGAAGAAATCAAAGATTATCGTGGCATGGTTTGCACTACATAATTTTACTTTGGACAACAATGAACCCAGTATGTACGTGGCGGACATGTTTGGTTCCGACACGTACCTTAATAGGACGGGTGAACAAAATGAACTAGCATCACATTGGTTTAAGGCTACATCTGGTGATAATATTTCCACAGTACGTGATTGGATTGCAGCTGGACTTTATGGGTTGACATAATGGAGACATTCTCTCAATATGGCTACTTTGTTGTTACGAATGTAACCTATCAATTTCTATTTATTGTGACTTGAGAAAGCACTGATCTTCTTGCTATGAACTGAGGTAGCATTGACTGAACTTTGTTGTGACCTGAGGCTCCACCTAAATTTGCTATTGTTGTCAACTATTGTAGCACCGAAATATTCTAACTATGTGTGAGTGCAACTTGCATGTCATTTATTTTGTGCATTATGCAAATTGTACATGCTTACAATTTAATTTCAGTTTTTGATTCCCACCATTTTTTAAATGATTGAATGTGAATAAGTCTAGCTTCTCTTACTGCAGCCGCTGCTGCCTGGCTGCAGCTTGCTGGCCGGCTGCTACAGCTGCAGCTGCCGAACAGCCACATCAATCATCAATCTGTACCGAACACTCTCAGGCGTGCCGGGCAGAGCGAGCGGAGGAATATATGCATACCTATTCCTCCTATGACAATCGGACGGCAACGGGGACCAATTAGCGTTCCTGATGAATTATCATTACCTTAACCCTAGCCGCCTTCCCATCCCCAATCCAGGACATCGGTCAAACCTTCAATCATCTTCGTCTCGCGCGCCGAAATCCAACCGAGGAGGCCAAGACAAAAGAAAaatctgccgcgccgccgcatctCCAATCACCCGAGTCACAATCCCACTCCGTCCTCCCCATTAAAAACGCTCCTTTTATCGGGCGAGGAAGGAGGAACCCTCGATCGATACgcgagcgcggcgccggcgcagatCGGGGATCAGGTCGTCGGACTCATGGACAACAAGCTGGGCGCGGCCGTCTACGAGCCGCTTCTCTCGCCGCGGCCGCAGGGCACAGCGGAGGAGGCCAAGCGGCTGCTCCGGCTGGCCGGGCCGATCGTCGCCAGCTGCGTGCTGCAGAACGTCGTCAACATGGCCTCCGTCATGTTCGTCGGCCACCTCGGCGAgctccccctcgccggcgcctcccTCGCCACATCGCTCGCCAATGTCACGGGCTACAGCCTCCTCGTACGCCCCCCGATCGACATCTCTTAacttcctcctcccctgcccCCGCGTGGTTCTGATTTTTGCCATCTCTTTTTCTtattacttctttttttttttgccgcaGACCGGGATGGCCACCGCGCTGGACACGCTCTGCGGGCAGGCGTTCGGCGCGCGGCAGCACCACCTGCTCGGCGTCTACAAGCAGCGCGCGATGGTGGTGCTGGGCCTCGCCTGCGTCCCCATCGCGCTCGTCTGGGCGTACGCTGGCCGCATCCTGCTCTTCCTTCGCCAGGACCCGGAGAtcgccgcggaggccggcgcgTACGCACGCTGGCTCATCCCGTCCCTCGCCGCCTACGTCCCGCTGCAGTGCCACGTCCGCTTCCTGCAGACGCAGAGCGTCGTCCTGCCCGTCACGGCGAgctccggcgccaccgcgctCTGCCACTTGCTCGTGTGCTGGGCGCTCGTGTACAAGGCCGGCATGGGCAGCAAGGGCGCCGCGCTCAGCAACGCCATCTCCTACGCCATCAACCTGGTGATACTGGCGCTGTACGTGAGGCTGTCCAGCGCGTGCAAGGAAACATGGAATGGCTTCTCCAGGGAGGCATTTAAGGACTTGTGCCGGTTCACTGAGCTTGCCTTGCCATCTGCGATGATGATCTGGTCTGGAAACCTTTTGTTCAACAACGTTATTCAATTCTTTACATATTCTAATAATAACGTTTGACATAAATTTTCTATCTTGCTACAGCTTGGAGTGGTGGTCGTTTGAAGTCCTTGTGCTGCTGTCTGGACTTCTGCCAAATCCTCAGCTTGAAACTTCAGTGCTGTCAATTTGGTATGCATTGTGCTCTAGTGATGTGCGTGGCTTTACAAAGAACAAGCTTTTGCACTTCATATATGTTTTTTTCTACTTTAGTTTACTGTCGCTAATTAATTTTTTAATCAACCTATTTTACAGCCTAAATACTGGTGCTCTGCTCTACATGATACCATTGGGGCTCACTTATTCCATAAGGTAACCTCCTCAGATACCACTTCAcgatctgtttttttttctttcttttgtctATGCGCAATTTCTTGTCGACATAGTTGACAGATTATAATGTTCCTTCTCCACAGCACACGTGTTTCCAATGAGCTTGGTGCTGGGCAGCATCAGGCTGCAAAGACGGCAACAAAGGTCGTCATGTACATGGCATTATCAGAAGGATTGGTTATATCCTTGACCATGACCCTGCTACGGAATGTTTGGGGATATATGTACAGCAATGAGAATGAAATTGTGACTTACATTGCAAAAATGTTGCCAATTCTCGGGATATCTTTCTTCATAGATGGGCTTCATAGCTCTCTTTCAGGTGGATTTCACTGAACAACTCATATATGAATCTAAATGCTGCAGAATGTTAACTCTGAGCTTGTACTTGGTGCTAATTTGTATGATTGCCATATACTTGCCAGGGGTCCTCACAGGCTGTGGAAAGCAAAAGGTTGGGGCAGCTGTAAATCTCGGCGCATTCTACTTGTTAGGCATCCCAATGGCTGTGCTACTTGCGTTTATCTTCCATCTGAATGGAATGGTACCATAATATCCACATCTGCTCAATATTTTCTCCACAACCACAACCTTGCAcctctgaactctgaaactgCTTTTCCCTCGATAGGGCCTTTGGCTCGGCATTGTCAGCGGAAGCGTTACCAAGCTACTTTTTCTTGTGTTTATCTCGTGGTCCATACAGTGGGACAAGGAGGTAAGTAGAGCAAATCTGCCAAACACTACATAAGGTCCCATTTGGATCCCTTTCATTtcgaaggaattggaatctacccGATGGAGTAGGCTATTTGTTtcggaatgtggcattccacaactttccaaagtttagatataagcctatcttaaattcataggggtaggagatggaaattgattctatggATCCTCATGTTATGTTTGCaatgtgcaacttatagcacgctcttcgactCACTTtcctatagcagaagtgcagcacaaAAGTATCTCTCCCACATGGCTAACAATAATATACAattatattccacatacaactatattagattaattaatttgtgtctaaattatgattattagaatggaattcaattacaagatccaaacatccaaacggggcctaagtcaATTTTGTGGTTTATTCCAGAGTCTGGGTCAGTCAAtgattcttctttttccttttatatCTCAGGCAGTCAAGGCAAAGGACCGAGTGTTCAGCTCATCTCTCCCATTAGCATGAAAGATGTGAAAGTTGCACAAATTGGTAGCATTCCCGATTGTTGCATAGCATCAGTGTTGAGTAGACTTAACCAAGGAATAATGATCAGGTCAATcaaaagaaaattttcattaGGGGAAATATGTCTGGCATTTCAATTCAAGTCATAGGGACTATGGAGGAGAGCAAAGTAATGTACACATGATAAGCCTATCAGAACCAGATCCAGAAATTCTGGGTTTTTGGTTGGTTTTTGCAGGCAACAAGTTAGCATATATACAGTTTATAGGTGCAAATAATATCTGTATTGCACCTGGGAGTGTCAAGTTTTGTAACACTATTGATTGAATGAAGTGACAACGATGGATGATAGCTGTTCACGTTCGACGAGATATGGCATAGCTAATGAAGGTCCAATTGGAATTTTGAAACATCAATGGCATGTGGAGTGTACATCACCGATCATGTTTTGCCATGTATGACGTGGAGTGTACATCATTGATCATGTGTTGCCATGTTGACGTCATGGATAAAGATGTTTATCTACAATAGAAATATTTTGGTAAGTTATTCCCGTTCAAAAGCTTAGTTTAATAATTCAAGATATGTTAAAATGATATGAATTTGGGTTTAGATGATAAACTTTGCTAGAGGAAGAAGGGAACTCAGGTCTGGGAGGCTAGGCTGATGGAACACGAGCTGGATTATTACTGGGAACTTTACTTTGACTAGTGTAAGACATGTGTAACGCTACAACAGTATTTGGTAATGCAAACTAAATAACCAAAAGATGATAATTATTAAGTAGACTTATGGCATCGCTAAATCAGAAGCATATTTGTGGCGTAATCAATACTGTTACTTAAGTAGCAGAAATCATCATGGCCATATTACAGGAACTGTTTACCTGAAGCAACACAAAAAATCAGCAACATCTATTCAAGAGAAACAACAAACGACTACTGCAAAGCTACTATAGCAAATCCAACAGCTTGGCAACAATACATCGACGGTGGTCCACCTCTTTCTGTCAGTAAATATTGGATCAAGCAGCAACAATATGCAGAGACGACTAACTGAATAATTTCAGTTACTTTCAGCAGAATAATTAAATGAAAGGTTTCTGAATCCTGACAAAAGCAACAGCATGACTCGACTTGATTGATCACAAAGAAGCATCAGCAATACGTGGAGATATCCTGCTGAAACAGCCTGCATtcagaaacaaaaacaaatggtGACACGGAGCTAAATAACGAACATGTCCAGTATAAATGAATACAATGGCAAATTGCCCAAACATTCTGGCCAAATGTAATATAGGAAGCAATCTACGTGGCATACTCATGTGTATGAAAATAGTAATTGTCTTAAGGAAACTAACATTGTAGAGCCTAATAATAACTCCTTGTAGTCTTGTACACATTTTTATGCCGGAAAATAGGCCTTTGAATCTTTTTCACGGAAAATTTTCAACATGGCATAAATATATGCAGGCATCATGGTGAAGCATCAGTGAGGATTTTAACTCTGCCAGGACTGAACATAACATGCATACAGAATGCATAAAACATGACCAGAGAAAATAGGATATTAAATTAGGACTTTGAAGAGCTACTGAGCAG is a genomic window containing:
- the LOC117839510 gene encoding protein DETOXIFICATION 16, coding for MDNKLGAAVYEPLLSPRPQGTAEEAKRLLRLAGPIVASCVLQNVVNMASVMFVGHLGELPLAGASLATSLANVTGYSLLTGMATALDTLCGQAFGARQHHLLGVYKQRAMVVLGLACVPIALVWAYAGRILLFLRQDPEIAAEAGAYARWLIPSLAAYVPLQCHVRFLQTQSVVLPVTASSGATALCHLLVCWALVYKAGMGSKGAALSNAISYAINLVILALYVRLSSACKETWNGFSREAFKDLCRFTELALPSAMMICLEWWSFEVLVLLSGLLPNPQLETSVLSICLNTGALLYMIPLGLTYSISTRVSNELGAGQHQAAKTATKVVMYMALSEGLVISLTMTLLRNVWGYMYSNENEIVTYIAKMLPILGISFFIDGLHSSLSGVLTGCGKQKVGAAVNLGAFYLLGIPMAVLLAFIFHLNGMGLWLGIVSGSVTKLLFLVFISWSIQWDKEAVKAKDRVFSSSLPLA